A genomic window from Algoriphagus sp. Y33 includes:
- a CDS encoding efflux RND transporter permease subunit, protein MISDVFIKRPVTAMVISIVIVLVGVLAILNLPVTQYPDITPPVVSVSANYTGADAQTVEQTVATPIETQVNGTPGMAYISSNNTSTGQMQMNVTFEVGTDIDIATLDVQNRVSIAEPSLPEAVRRLGVTVRKRNPSIMMVLSITSPEGTHDSKFLSNYANIFIKDALLRVNGVGDITAIGQDFSMRVWLKPDKLAQYGISAREVTAAIQEQNLQVAAGTVGSMPQYETQAFEYPITVNGRLERAEEFDDIILRTNPEDGSLVYLKDVARIELGQFDYGRYSTLDGEEAAILLVYQAPGSNALETAEGVYAALDELQKSFPTDMKYTVPFESVSVVEVSINEVMHTFVEALILVIIVVFLFLQSWRATLVPVLAIPVSIIGTFIFFPLLGFTINTLTLFGFVLAIGIVVDDAIVVVEAVQHYIDSRKISAKEATRLAMKDITAPVIAIALILAAVFIPVGFIPGIVGRMYQQFAITIAISVLISAFVALSLTPALCTLLLKPSEVNEHGKGLNKFFYKFNLWFERTTNSYTNGVKTSIKRAPLVLILLVCIFAGTFGLFQTKPTGFLPTEDEGRLFVTLQLPEGSASNRTQQVMQQMNKILEETDGINHVTGIGGLNVINFSFKPNAATFFVQMDPWGERKDPSLQLGGLLGTLNQKFAAITEGNIVVVPPPAIPGLGSTGGFSFMLEQRSATGDIKEFEQAMGQFLAAANQRPEIAMAYSFFTAKTPGYHVTVDREKAKKLGVPLTEIFTTMSNYMGSTYVNDFTRYGRNFRVVAQADTAYRAGINNLEQYYVQGNGGESVPLSALVKYDVVENAPVISHYNLFRSAEINGNAAPGFSSGQALAALEEVAAETLPAGYGYDFSGLSREELSSGSSTILIFALAIVLVSLLLAALYESWSVPFSVLLALPLGAFGAIIALHFLPKLDNNVYAQIGLITLIGLAAKNAILIVEFAKERVDVGMPLIQATLEAVKLRLRPIIMTSLAFILGVVPLAISNGAGAVARQTIGFTVIGGMLAATFLAIFFVPVLYVVITKIAYGKKGLAELEASYDPTKHENH, encoded by the coding sequence ATGATATCAGACGTATTTATAAAACGGCCAGTAACGGCAATGGTGATTTCGATCGTCATCGTACTGGTCGGTGTTTTGGCGATTCTAAATCTCCCCGTTACCCAGTATCCTGACATTACGCCTCCGGTAGTATCGGTATCGGCCAATTATACAGGTGCAGATGCCCAGACAGTGGAGCAGACGGTGGCTACGCCAATTGAAACTCAAGTAAACGGTACTCCGGGGATGGCTTATATCTCCTCCAACAATACCAGTACCGGACAGATGCAGATGAATGTCACCTTTGAAGTAGGTACAGACATCGATATTGCTACCTTGGATGTGCAAAACAGGGTGTCCATCGCCGAGCCTTCTCTTCCTGAGGCCGTTCGTCGATTGGGAGTAACCGTAAGAAAGAGAAACCCATCCATTATGATGGTGTTGAGTATCACTTCCCCTGAGGGAACTCATGATAGTAAATTTCTTTCCAACTATGCCAATATTTTCATAAAGGATGCATTACTCCGTGTAAACGGTGTGGGGGATATTACGGCAATTGGGCAGGATTTCAGTATGCGGGTCTGGCTCAAGCCTGATAAACTGGCACAATACGGTATTTCAGCCAGAGAGGTGACAGCTGCCATTCAGGAACAAAACTTACAGGTAGCGGCAGGAACTGTAGGCAGTATGCCTCAGTATGAAACGCAGGCATTTGAATACCCAATCACGGTGAACGGGCGTCTTGAGAGAGCGGAGGAATTTGATGATATCATCCTAAGAACTAATCCGGAGGACGGTTCTTTGGTTTACCTAAAGGATGTAGCCAGAATCGAATTGGGTCAATTCGACTACGGTAGATACTCTACGTTGGATGGAGAGGAAGCGGCAATTTTGTTGGTATATCAAGCACCGGGAAGTAATGCTTTGGAAACCGCAGAAGGTGTATATGCAGCGTTGGATGAGTTACAGAAAAGCTTCCCAACAGACATGAAGTATACGGTTCCATTTGAATCAGTATCCGTGGTTGAAGTTTCGATCAACGAAGTAATGCACACCTTCGTGGAGGCATTGATACTTGTGATTATAGTCGTATTCCTGTTCTTGCAGAGTTGGAGAGCTACCTTGGTTCCTGTCCTTGCGATTCCGGTTTCCATCATCGGTACCTTTATATTCTTTCCCCTACTGGGTTTTACAATCAATACACTGACGCTCTTTGGGTTTGTGTTGGCGATTGGTATTGTAGTGGATGATGCTATTGTGGTAGTGGAGGCTGTTCAGCATTACATAGATTCGAGGAAGATCTCCGCAAAAGAAGCCACGCGCTTGGCTATGAAAGATATCACTGCACCGGTAATTGCGATTGCATTGATTCTGGCGGCAGTATTTATTCCGGTAGGATTTATTCCGGGTATTGTCGGAAGAATGTACCAGCAGTTTGCGATCACAATTGCGATCTCAGTATTGATTTCTGCATTTGTGGCGTTGAGTTTGACACCTGCATTGTGTACACTTCTTCTGAAACCTTCTGAAGTAAATGAGCATGGAAAAGGACTCAATAAGTTCTTCTACAAGTTTAATCTATGGTTTGAACGAACTACTAACAGCTATACCAATGGAGTAAAAACCAGTATTAAAAGAGCTCCGCTTGTATTGATTTTGCTGGTTTGTATTTTTGCGGGCACGTTCGGGTTATTTCAGACCAAGCCTACAGGATTCTTACCTACAGAGGACGAGGGAAGACTATTTGTAACGTTGCAGCTGCCCGAAGGATCTGCAAGCAACAGAACGCAGCAGGTGATGCAACAGATGAATAAGATTTTGGAAGAAACTGATGGGATTAATCACGTCACCGGTATTGGCGGATTGAATGTGATCAACTTTTCATTTAAGCCAAATGCGGCAACTTTCTTTGTCCAGATGGATCCATGGGGTGAGCGAAAGGATCCTTCTCTCCAGTTGGGAGGTCTTTTGGGTACTTTGAACCAAAAGTTTGCGGCTATCACAGAGGGAAATATTGTGGTGGTTCCACCGCCTGCAATTCCCGGTTTGGGCAGTACCGGTGGATTTAGTTTTATGCTGGAGCAGCGGTCTGCCACAGGAGATATCAAGGAATTTGAGCAAGCGATGGGACAGTTCCTTGCTGCAGCAAATCAGCGTCCTGAAATCGCTATGGCATATAGCTTCTTTACTGCCAAAACCCCCGGCTACCATGTGACTGTGGATAGAGAAAAAGCTAAAAAATTAGGCGTTCCGCTTACCGAAATCTTTACGACCATGTCAAATTACATGGGAAGTACCTATGTCAACGATTTCACCAGGTATGGTAGAAACTTCAGGGTAGTGGCACAGGCGGATACTGCTTATCGGGCAGGAATCAATAATCTGGAACAATATTATGTGCAGGGCAATGGAGGGGAATCCGTTCCCTTGAGTGCCTTGGTGAAATATGATGTAGTAGAAAATGCTCCCGTAATTTCTCATTATAACTTATTCCGCTCAGCCGAAATAAATGGAAATGCTGCGCCCGGATTCAGTAGTGGGCAAGCACTGGCTGCTTTGGAGGAAGTAGCGGCAGAAACATTGCCTGCCGGGTACGGTTATGATTTTTCCGGTTTGAGTAGAGAGGAACTTTCTTCGGGGAGTAGTACGATCCTGATTTTTGCTTTGGCGATAGTTCTTGTGTCCTTACTCTTGGCGGCCTTGTATGAAAGCTGGTCTGTTCCATTCTCAGTCTTGCTGGCCTTGCCATTGGGAGCCTTTGGGGCGATCATTGCGCTGCACTTCTTGCCGAAACTTGATAATAACGTCTATGCACAGATTGGTCTGATTACCTTGATTGGTTTGGCGGCCAAGAATGCAATTCTTATTGTGGAATTTGCCAAAGAGCGTGTGGATGTGGGGATGCCATTGATTCAGGCTACGCTGGAAGCAGTGAAGCTAAGGCTTCGTCCGATTATCATGACATCGCTGGCCTTTATCCTGGGAGTGGTTCCCTTGGCGATATCCAACGGTGCGGGTGCTGTGGCCAGACAGACGATTGGTTTTACGGTGATCGGAGGGATGCTTGCCGCTACCTTCCTTGCGATCTTCTTTGTACCGGTGCTGTATGTGGTGATTACCAAGATAGCGTACGGTAAGAAAGGCTTGGCAGAATTGGAAGCCAGCTATGATCCAACTAAGCACGAAAATCATTAA
- a CDS encoding phage portal protein, translated as MIEIENLDHILITIPLHSREEARRFYTETLLLKEVPGNHPNGAIWVQLGNIELHIREEEIHQSNSARHPGLVVKDLDKAKAFLKKEDIDVSYSSAIEGRDRCFFRDPWGNRFELIEFAK; from the coding sequence ATGATTGAGATTGAGAATCTAGACCATATCCTTATCACTATACCCCTCCATTCACGTGAAGAGGCAAGGAGGTTTTACACAGAAACGTTATTGCTCAAAGAAGTCCCGGGAAATCACCCAAATGGAGCTATTTGGGTGCAACTTGGAAATATAGAATTGCATATACGCGAGGAAGAAATTCATCAAAGTAATTCTGCCAGGCATCCGGGATTGGTAGTGAAGGACTTGGATAAAGCCAAAGCTTTCCTTAAAAAAGAGGACATTGATGTCAGCTATTCATCAGCAATCGAAGGACGTGATCGCTGCTTCTTCAGAGATCCTTGGGGTAATAGATTTGAATTAATTGAATTCGCCAAATAA
- a CDS encoding Gfo/Idh/MocA family protein, whose product MSKESSRRTFIKKTAIASSAALVLPTIIPASAFGANDRINAAVLGINGRGKSHIQGFMSQKDVQVTTLCDPDMNLLTEGQKTFKEKYDLDVGLEQDLRRVMDDKDIDVISLATPNHWHALATIWACQAGKDVYVEKPGSHNIYEGRKMVEAANKYDRIVQHGVQLRSSPAVQEAVQLMRDGYIGRVYMARGLVFRMRGDIGDKGLSPVPDGLDYDLWTGPAPKRPFTHNLVHYNWHWHWDYGNGDVGNQGIHETDLCMWGLDVGFPTKITSMGGKYLWNDSKEVPEVLTSIYNYPEENKIIQFEVRPWYTNTEGGATVGNIFYGDKGYMVIDGYDKYASFLGNDRTPGKSGNDGGEAASGMDRGAGGTDVHFANFIEAVRKHDKSILNGPVETAHLSSGLAHLGNIAYRLDRVLEFDPKSETFVNDSEADEMLTRKYRPGFEVPDKV is encoded by the coding sequence ATGAGTAAAGAATCATCTAGAAGAACATTCATTAAAAAAACGGCTATTGCCAGTTCGGCAGCACTGGTTTTACCTACAATTATTCCTGCTTCAGCTTTCGGGGCAAATGACAGGATTAACGCCGCCGTCCTTGGTATTAACGGCAGAGGGAAAAGTCACATTCAAGGTTTTATGTCTCAGAAAGACGTTCAGGTCACTACGCTTTGTGATCCAGATATGAATCTGCTGACTGAAGGCCAAAAAACCTTCAAGGAAAAATATGATCTTGATGTGGGCTTGGAGCAGGATCTGAGACGTGTGATGGATGATAAGGACATTGACGTGATAAGTCTTGCTACCCCAAATCACTGGCATGCACTGGCAACAATTTGGGCTTGTCAGGCAGGCAAGGATGTATATGTAGAGAAGCCGGGTTCTCACAATATATATGAAGGCCGTAAGATGGTAGAAGCGGCAAATAAATACGATAGAATAGTCCAGCATGGAGTCCAGCTGCGAAGCTCTCCGGCTGTGCAGGAAGCAGTTCAACTGATGCGGGATGGTTATATCGGAAGGGTATATATGGCCCGTGGTCTTGTTTTTAGAATGCGGGGAGATATTGGTGATAAAGGACTGTCGCCTGTACCTGATGGCCTGGACTATGACCTATGGACTGGCCCTGCACCGAAGCGTCCATTCACACATAATCTAGTGCATTACAACTGGCATTGGCATTGGGATTATGGAAATGGTGATGTGGGAAACCAAGGTATTCATGAAACAGATCTTTGTATGTGGGGACTCGATGTCGGTTTTCCTACCAAAATCACTTCCATGGGAGGCAAATACCTCTGGAATGACAGTAAGGAGGTACCGGAAGTATTGACTTCGATTTATAATTACCCCGAGGAAAATAAAATTATCCAATTTGAAGTAAGGCCATGGTACACCAATACAGAAGGAGGGGCTACTGTAGGTAATATATTCTATGGAGATAAGGGCTATATGGTAATAGACGGTTACGATAAGTATGCTTCCTTCTTGGGAAATGACAGAACTCCCGGCAAATCAGGCAATGACGGCGGGGAAGCAGCTTCCGGTATGGATCGGGGAGCCGGCGGCACGGATGTCCATTTTGCCAACTTTATCGAAGCTGTCCGTAAACATGATAAGTCTATCCTGAATGGTCCGGTGGAGACAGCGCATTTATCATCTGGTTTGGCTCACTTGGGGAATATTGCTTATCGATTGGATCGAGTTCTGGAGTTTGATCCGAAGTCAGAGACTTTTGTCAATGATTCTGAGGCAGATGAGATGTTGACACGCAAGTACAGACCAGGATTTGAGGTTCCTGATAAGGTTTAA
- the map gene encoding type I methionyl aminopeptidase encodes MSITKESELIGMKKISEVVGTTLKLMTEYAKVGMSTKELDEYGGGILKSYGAKSAPYVTYGFPGYSCISVNEVAAHGIPSEKVLLKEGDLINIDVSAELNGFWSDNGGSFVLGKDIHNHQPLVDASKQILHKAINAIKGGVKIADIGYLIETEARKSGYKVIKNLAGHGVGRSLHEEPSDILNYRVKSNRERFKKNTTVAIETFISTHSTIAVERNDGWTLVGNKGGYVTQHEQTILITDDTPVILTEANGI; translated from the coding sequence ATGTCAATCACAAAAGAATCCGAACTAATCGGAATGAAAAAAATCAGTGAGGTGGTGGGAACAACTCTTAAACTGATGACTGAATATGCTAAAGTGGGTATGTCCACCAAAGAACTGGACGAATACGGAGGCGGCATTCTGAAAAGCTACGGTGCTAAATCTGCTCCCTATGTAACGTATGGATTTCCGGGTTATTCCTGTATCAGTGTGAATGAAGTAGCTGCTCATGGGATACCTTCGGAGAAGGTGCTGTTGAAAGAAGGAGATTTGATCAATATTGATGTGTCCGCCGAACTCAACGGATTTTGGTCGGATAACGGAGGTTCCTTTGTACTTGGAAAGGATATTCATAATCATCAACCTCTTGTCGATGCATCCAAGCAGATTCTGCACAAAGCCATCAACGCGATCAAGGGTGGAGTGAAAATTGCCGATATAGGTTACCTGATAGAAACTGAAGCCAGAAAATCAGGTTATAAAGTAATTAAAAACCTAGCAGGACACGGAGTAGGCAGAAGCTTACACGAGGAACCTTCCGATATTCTGAATTATAGGGTGAAATCCAACCGGGAACGGTTTAAGAAAAATACCACAGTCGCCATAGAAACTTTTATCTCCACCCACTCCACTATTGCTGTTGAGCGGAATGATGGTTGGACACTGGTCGGTAATAAAGGCGGATATGTGACCCAGCATGAGCAGACAATTTTGATCACTGATGATACTCCGGTCATTCTGACAGAAGCTAATGGGATTTGA
- a CDS encoding ATP-binding protein, which produces MISRQIESELRKRIHQGKLLVIIGPRQVGKTTLMKQVLDFPNDKVLWLNCDNPDDRLSLQESTTSALQALIGTYKLVVIDEAQRVPNIGLTLKIMADEFPQVQVIASGSSALDLTNSIKEPLTDRKREFQLYPISTQELCLHTSPREEKRLLEQRMIFGFYPEVINHPSEAQEALQEITNSYLYKEILSLAEIRMPAILQKLLLALALQVGSEVTFNDLGNTVGIDKETAEKYIDLLEKAFVIFRLNSFSRNMRRELKKSRKIYFWDNGIRNAIINNFNSLDLRTDKGALWENFLISERMKYLSYHRIHSNVYFWRTTTGKELDWLEEREGKLFAFEAKWNPGRRAKLPLGFEEAYPETEFQVVHRENYLDVLTQ; this is translated from the coding sequence ATGATTTCTCGACAGATTGAATCAGAATTACGAAAAAGAATTCATCAAGGAAAGCTTTTGGTGATAATTGGCCCTAGACAGGTGGGGAAGACTACGCTTATGAAGCAAGTCTTAGATTTTCCGAATGACAAAGTATTGTGGCTGAATTGCGACAATCCAGATGACCGGTTGAGTCTGCAGGAATCAACAACTTCTGCTCTTCAGGCACTTATTGGAACATACAAATTAGTAGTTATTGATGAAGCCCAACGAGTTCCGAATATTGGGCTTACGCTGAAAATTATGGCGGATGAATTTCCCCAAGTTCAAGTTATTGCTTCAGGTTCATCAGCTTTAGATCTCACCAATTCAATCAAAGAGCCACTTACTGACCGCAAACGGGAATTCCAACTTTACCCAATTTCTACGCAAGAACTTTGCCTACATACTTCTCCCCGGGAGGAGAAACGGCTCCTAGAGCAGCGGATGATCTTTGGCTTTTATCCTGAAGTGATTAATCATCCAAGCGAAGCTCAAGAAGCACTTCAGGAAATCACAAACAGTTATCTCTACAAAGAGATTTTGAGTCTGGCGGAAATCCGCATGCCTGCAATTTTACAAAAGTTATTGCTAGCCTTGGCACTACAGGTCGGATCCGAAGTCACATTCAACGACCTGGGAAATACGGTTGGAATAGATAAGGAAACAGCAGAAAAGTATATTGACTTGTTGGAAAAAGCATTTGTGATTTTTCGGTTAAACTCATTTAGCCGGAATATGCGTCGCGAGCTCAAAAAAAGCCGGAAAATATACTTTTGGGATAATGGGATACGAAATGCTATTATCAACAATTTCAATTCTCTGGATCTAAGGACAGATAAAGGAGCTCTCTGGGAGAATTTTCTCATCAGTGAGCGGATGAAATATCTAAGCTACCACCGGATTCATTCTAACGTTTATTTCTGGAGAACCACGACAGGAAAAGAACTGGACTGGCTGGAAGAGCGAGAAGGAAAGCTGTTTGCTTTTGAAGCAAAATGGAATCCCGGACGTAGAGCCAAGCTACCGCTGGGGTTTGAAGAAGCCTATCCTGAAACTGAGTTTCAAGTTGTCCATAGAGAAAATTATTTGGATGTGCTGACCCAATAA
- a CDS encoding sodium:alanine symporter family protein: MKEIIEAINAVVWSNVLIFLCLAAGVYFSFATKFLQVTYLKEMIQLLFKGESSEEGVSSFQAFAIAISGRVGTGNIAGVATAIAMGGPGAIFWMWVIAFLGASSAFVESTLGQIYKEVNDGQYRGGPAYYIEKGIGKKWYAMLFAFATILATAIFMPGVQSNSIALSMANAFDVPVMYTGIAVTFFMGLIILGGVKRISKVAEVIIPFMAGAYILMAVLIISLNITEVPAVFALIFKSAFNMEAAFSGVFGMAIAWGVKRGIYSNEAGQGTAPHAAAAAEVSHPVKQGLVQSFSVYVDTLFVCTATALMILFTGQFNVVNPEGGFLVENLPGVAYGPEYTQFAVASQFPSLGAGFVAISLLFFAFTTIMAYYYIAETNLSYMIRKTNNKWGIWVLRFAILGATFYGTIKTAEMAWTMGDIGVGLMAWLNIIAIILLRKPAFKALADYKKQKKEGKDPVFIAKDAGIDNADFWK; encoded by the coding sequence ATGAAAGAAATAATAGAAGCTATTAACGCAGTTGTTTGGAGTAATGTGCTCATTTTTCTTTGCCTGGCAGCAGGAGTTTATTTCTCCTTCGCCACCAAATTTCTTCAGGTCACCTATCTGAAAGAAATGATTCAGCTCTTGTTCAAGGGCGAATCATCTGAGGAAGGCGTTTCCTCCTTTCAGGCATTCGCAATTGCCATTTCCGGAAGAGTAGGTACAGGAAATATCGCAGGCGTAGCCACCGCGATTGCAATGGGAGGTCCGGGAGCTATCTTTTGGATGTGGGTGATTGCATTTCTCGGTGCTTCTTCCGCATTTGTAGAATCTACTTTGGGGCAGATCTACAAAGAAGTAAACGATGGTCAATATAGAGGTGGGCCTGCTTACTATATAGAAAAAGGAATAGGCAAAAAATGGTATGCCATGCTTTTCGCTTTTGCCACGATACTGGCAACAGCCATTTTTATGCCTGGCGTGCAGAGTAACAGTATCGCATTGAGTATGGCAAATGCCTTTGATGTTCCCGTGATGTACACAGGTATAGCGGTAACATTTTTTATGGGATTGATCATTCTTGGCGGTGTGAAAAGAATCAGTAAAGTCGCCGAAGTAATAATCCCATTTATGGCAGGTGCTTATATTCTCATGGCGGTACTTATTATTTCCTTAAATATCACGGAAGTACCTGCTGTTTTTGCTCTGATCTTCAAATCAGCATTCAATATGGAAGCTGCTTTCAGCGGGGTATTTGGCATGGCTATAGCCTGGGGTGTCAAAAGGGGGATATACTCCAATGAAGCCGGACAGGGAACTGCACCACACGCAGCAGCAGCAGCTGAAGTAAGCCATCCTGTGAAGCAAGGACTTGTCCAGTCTTTCTCTGTTTATGTAGACACACTTTTCGTCTGCACGGCTACTGCCTTGATGATTCTATTTACAGGACAATTCAATGTGGTCAATCCCGAAGGAGGTTTTTTAGTAGAGAATCTTCCGGGGGTTGCTTATGGACCTGAATACACGCAATTTGCCGTAGCCTCCCAATTTCCTTCCCTTGGTGCTGGTTTTGTTGCTATTTCCCTATTGTTCTTTGCATTTACCACGATTATGGCATATTACTATATTGCAGAGACCAATCTGAGTTACATGATCAGAAAGACAAACAACAAATGGGGCATATGGGTATTGAGATTCGCTATTCTGGGAGCAACCTTCTACGGCACAATCAAAACTGCGGAAATGGCCTGGACCATGGGTGATATTGGCGTAGGATTGATGGCTTGGCTTAATATTATAGCGATTATTCTTCTCCGTAAACCGGCTTTCAAAGCTTTGGCTGATTACAAAAAACAGAAGAAAGAAGGTAAAGACCCGGTATTTATCGCCAAGGATGCAGGGATAGACAATGCTGATTTCTGGAAGTAA